One Balneola sp. DNA window includes the following coding sequences:
- a CDS encoding galactose oxidase codes for MKRILLLLTLSILVASCQQAPKQVTLNWSQADSLPTEIANNAVSAAQVDGDWYLYTFLGLEKGKTFEDVSDYAASYNVTEGIWNEIPGVPDETGRLASTAEYVDGKVYIFGGYTVAEDGSEVSTEEVFMYDPVANSYEEVANMLLPVEDAVSLVYQDRYIYLISGWNNTNNVSNVQVYDTQTNSWKHATPYPGPPVFGHAGGIVGNTMVLSDGVQSVIDEGEQIFLMSPGSIKGEIDAENPEMINWSRIKQHPGKARYRMAAVGVDSPVEMVVFVGGSTNPYNYNAIGYNKQPAFAEGSAFAYRLDTEEWVELGEMPTATMDHRGIAKAGNEFYLIGGMQNDQLVSSLVQKFTVELKAAN; via the coding sequence ATGAAAAGAATCTTATTACTTCTAACACTATCAATTTTAGTAGCCTCGTGCCAACAGGCGCCTAAGCAGGTTACTTTGAATTGGTCACAGGCAGACTCCCTTCCTACTGAGATCGCCAATAATGCTGTTTCTGCTGCTCAGGTAGATGGCGACTGGTACCTATACACCTTCTTAGGACTTGAGAAAGGAAAGACCTTTGAAGATGTCAGCGATTATGCTGCAAGCTATAATGTTACCGAAGGCATTTGGAATGAAATTCCAGGAGTTCCTGACGAAACCGGCCGATTAGCAAGTACAGCAGAATATGTAGATGGCAAAGTCTATATTTTCGGTGGTTATACAGTTGCAGAAGATGGCTCCGAAGTTTCTACTGAGGAAGTCTTTATGTACGACCCCGTTGCTAATTCCTATGAAGAGGTAGCTAATATGCTCCTTCCTGTAGAAGATGCTGTATCACTTGTTTACCAAGATCGCTACATCTATCTCATTAGTGGCTGGAACAACACGAACAATGTATCGAATGTACAGGTTTACGATACCCAAACTAATTCCTGGAAGCATGCTACTCCATATCCTGGCCCTCCGGTATTTGGGCACGCAGGTGGAATTGTTGGAAACACCATGGTTTTATCGGACGGAGTACAGTCTGTTATTGATGAAGGTGAACAAATTTTCCTAATGTCGCCCGGCAGTATTAAAGGTGAAATTGATGCCGAAAATCCAGAAATGATTAACTGGAGCCGAATCAAACAACATCCTGGAAAAGCACGCTATAGAATGGCTGCTGTTGGGGTAGACTCTCCCGTAGAAATGGTTGTTTTTGTAGGTGGCTCAACAAATCCTTACAACTACAATGCTATCGGTTATAATAAGCAACCTGCTTTCGCTGAAGGTTCAGCTTTTGCTTACCGCTTAGACACTGAAGAATGGGTGGAACTTGGAGAGATGCCAACTGCTACTATGGATCACCGGGGCATCGCCAAAGCCGGTAATGAATTTTATCTCATTGGCGGAATGCAAAATGATCAGCTTGTAAGCAGCTTGGTTCAAAAGTTTACGGTTGAACTGAAAGCGGCTAACTAA